In Mustela lutreola isolate mMusLut2 chromosome 1, mMusLut2.pri, whole genome shotgun sequence, one genomic interval encodes:
- the MYBPC3 gene encoding myosin-binding protein C, cardiac-type: MPEPGKKPVSAFSKKPRSAEVATGNPAVFEAETERSGVKVRWQRGGSDISASDKYSLTAEGTRHTLTVRDVGPADQGSYAVIAGSSKVKFDLKVKEAEKAAPAPSPAPAPAPAEAPGAPGEAPASGTEERGGSPSPEGSSSAVPDASGAPDDPIGLFVMRPQDGEVTAGGSITFSARVAGASLLKPPTVKWFKGKWVDLSSKAGQHLQLHSSYDRASKVYLFELHITDAQATFAGGYRCEVSTKDKFDSCNFNLTVHEAVGPGELDLRSAFRRTSLAGSGRRISDSHEDAGTLDFSSLLKKSSSFRRDSRLEAPAEEDVWEILRQAPPSEYERIAFQHGVTDLRGMLKRLKGMKRDEKKSTAFQKKLEPAYQVSKGHKIRLTVELADPDAEVKWLKNGQEIQMSGSKYIFESVGAKRTLTISQCSLADDAAYQCVVGGEKCSTELFVKEPPVLITRPLEDQLVMVGQRVEFECEVSEEGAQVKWLKDGVELTREETFKYRFKKDGRRHHLIINEATLEDAGHYTLRTSGGQALAELIVQEKKLEVYQSIADLTVGAKDQAVFKCEVSDENVRGVWLKNGKELVPDSRIKVSHIGRVHKLTIDDVTPADEADYSFVPEGFACNLSAKLHFMEVKIDFVPRQEPPKIHLDCPGRKPDTIVVVAGNKLRLDVPISGDPAPTVIWQKSIPQKNKVPAGPAPDATGDAGASDEWVFDKKLLCETEGRVRVETTKDRSIFTVEGAEKEDEGVYTVTVKNPVGEDQVNLTVKVIDVPDAPAAPKISNVGEDSCTVQWEPPAYDGGQPILGYILERKKKKSYRWMRLNFDLLRELSHEARRMIEGVVYEMRVYAVNAIGMSRPSPASQPFMPIGPPSEPTHLAVEDVSDTTVSLKWRPPERVGAGGLDGYSVEYCREGCSEWTAALQGLTERTSMLVKDLPTGARLLFRVRAHNMAGPGAPVATKEAVTVQEILQRPRLQLPRHLRQTIQRKVGEPVNLLIPFQGKPRPQVTWTKEGQPLAGEEVSIRNSATDTILFIRAACRAHSGTYQVTLRIENMEDKATLVLQIVDKPSPPQDIRVVEAWGFNVALEWKPPQDDGNTEIWGYTVQKADKKTMEWFTVLEHYRRTHCVVSELIIGNGYYFRVFSHNMVGPSDKAATTKEPVFIPKPGITYEPPNYKALDFSEAPSFTRPLVNRSVIAGYNAILCCAVRGSPKPKISWFKNGLDLGEDARFRMFSKQGVLTLEIRKPCPFDGGIYVCRATNLQGEAQCECRLEVRVPQ; the protein is encoded by the exons TCTCAGCCTTCAGCAAGAAGCCGAGGTCAGCAGAGGTGGCCACCGGAAACCCTGCCGTGTTCGAGGCCGAGACAGAGCGGTCAGGAGTAAAGGTGCGCTGGCAGCGAGGGGGTAGTGACATCAGCGCCAGCGACAAGTACAGCCTGACCGCCGAGGGCACGAGGCACACTCTGACTGTGCGGGACGTGGGCCCTGCCGACCAGGGGTCCTATGCAGTCATCGCCGGCTCGTCCAAGGTCAAGTTTGACCTCAAGGTCAAAGAGGCAG aGAAAGCAGCGCCTGCACCgagccctgctcctgcccctgcccctgctgagGCTCCTGGGGCCCCCGGAGAAGCCCCGGCCTCAGGCACTGAGGAGAGAGGAGGCTCCCCGAGTCCCGAAG GGTCAAGCTCAGCGGTCCCTGATGCCTCCGGTGCCCCTGATGACCCCATCGGCCTCTTTGTGATGAGGCCACAGGATGGCGAGGTGACCGCAG GTGGCAGCATCACCTTCTCGGCACGTGTGGCCGGAGCCAGCCTCCTGAAGCCGCCCACGGTGAAGTGGTTCAAAGGCAAGTGGGTGGACCTGAGCAGCAAAGCGGGTCAGCACCTGCAGCTTCACAGTAGCTACGACCGCGCCAGCAAG GTCTACCTGTTTGAGCTGCACATTACAGATGCCCAGGCTACCTTTGCAGGCGGCTACCGCTGTGAGGTGTCCACCAAGGACAAATTTGACAGCTGCAACTTCAATCTCACTGTCCATG agGCCGTTGGTCCTGGAGAACTGGACCTCCGATCGGCCTTCCGTCGCAC GAGCCTGGCAGGAAGTGGTCGGCGGATCAG TGACAGCCACGAGGACGCTGGAACTCTGGACTTCAGCTCACTGCTGAAGAAGAG CAGCAGTTTCCGGAG GGACTCAAGGCTGGAGGCCCCAGCTGAGGAAGACGTGTGGGAGATCCTGCGGCAGGCGCCCCCGTCGGAGTACGAGCGCATCGCCTTCCAGCACGGGGTCACTGACCTGCGGGGCATGCTCAAGAGGCTGAAGGGCATGAAGCGGGATGAGAAGAAGAGCACAG CCTTTCAGAAGAAGCTGGAGCCCGCCTACCAGGTGAGCAAGGGCCACAAGATCCGGCTGACCGTGGAGCTGGCCGACCCCGACGCCGAGGTCAAGTGGCTGAAGAATGGACAAGAGATCCAGATGAGCGGCAG CAA GTACATCTTCGAGTCTGTGGGGGCCAAGCGCACGCTGACCATCAGCCAGTGCTCGCTGGCGGACGACGCAGCCTACCAGTGCGTGGTGGGCGGGGAAAAGTGCAGCACCGAGCTCTTTGTCAAAG AGCCCCCCGTGCTGATCACTCGGCCCCTGGAGGACCAGCTGGTGATGGTGGGACAGCGGGTGGAGTTTGAGTGCGAAGTGTCCGAGGAGGGGGCCCAGGTCAAATG GCTGAAGGATGGGGTGGAGCTGACCCGGGAGGAGACCTTCAAATACCGGTTCAAGAAGGACGGCCGGAGACACCACCTGATCATCAATGAGGCGACGCTGGAGGACGCCGGGCACTACACGCTGCGCACCAGCGGGGGCCAGGCGCTGGCCGAGCTCATCGTGCAGG agAAAAAGCTAGAGGTGTACCAGAGCATCGCGGACCTGACGGTGGGCGCAAAGGACCAGGCAGTGTTTAAGTGTGAGGTGTCTGACGAGAATGTGCGGGGCGTGTGGCTGAAGAACGGGAAGGAGCTGGTCCCCGACAGCCGCATCAAGGTGTCCCACATCGGGCG GGTCCACAAACTGACCATTGATGACGTCACACCTGCGGACGAGGCTGACTACAGCTTTGTGCCTGAGGGCTTTGCCTGCAACCTGTCGGCCAAGCTCCATTTCATGG AGGTCAAGATCGACTTCGTGCCCAGGCAAG aaccTCCCAAGATCCACCTGGACTGCCCGGGCCGCAAACCAGACACCATTGTGGTTGTGGCTGGGAACAAGCTACGCCTGGATGTCCCTATCTCCGGGGACCCGGCTCCCACTGTGATTTGgcagaagagcatcccacag AAAAACAAGGTCCCGGCAGGGCCAGCCCCTGACGCCACAGGGGATGCTGGTGCCAGTGACGAGTGGGTGTTTGACAAGAAG ctgCTGTGTGAGACCGAGGGCCGGGTCCGCGTGGAGACCACCAAGGACCGCAGCATCTTCACTGTCgagggggcagagaaggaagacGAGGGTGTTTACACTGTCACGGTGAAGAACCCTGTGGGCGAGGACCAGGTCAATCTCACAGTCAAGGTCATCG atgtGCCAGACGCCCCTGCGGCCCCCAAGATCAGCAACGTGGGTGAGGACTCCTGCACGGTGCAGTGGGAGCCCCCTGCCTACGACGGAGGCCAGCCCATCCTGG GCTACATCCTGGAGcgcaagaagaagaagagctaCCGGTGGATGCGGCTGAACTTTGACCTGCTGCGAGAGCTCAGCCACGAGGCCCGGCGCATGATCGAGGGCGTCGTGTATGAGATGAGAGTCTACGCGGTCAACGCCATCGGCATGTccaggcccagcccagcctcccagccctTCATGCCGATTG GCCCCCCGAGCGAGCCCACCCACCTGGCGGTGGAGGACGTGTCGGACACCACCGTCTCCCTCAAGTGGCGGCCGCCGGAGCGCGTGGGAGCGGGCGGCCTGGACGGCTACAGCGTGGAGTACTGCCGCGAGGGCT GCTCGGAGTGGACGGCCGCCCTGCAGGGGCTGACGGAGCGCACCTCGATGCTGGTGAAGGACCTGCCCACCGGCGCGCGGCTGCTCTTCCGTGTGCGCGCCCACAACATGGCCGGGCCCGGAGCGCCCGTGGCCACCAAGGAGGCCGTGACGGTGCAGGAGATACTGC AGCGGCCACGGCTCCAGTTGCCCAGGCACCTGCGCCAGACCATCCAGAGGAAGGTTGGGGAGCCTGTGAATCTCCTCATTCCTTTCCAG GGCAAGCCCCGGCCTCAGGTGACCTGGACCAAAGAGGGGCAGCCCCTGGCAGGTGAGGAGGTCAGCATCCGCAACAGCGCCACAGACACCATCCTGTTCATCCGGGCTGCCTGCCGTGCCCACTCTGGAACCTACCAGGTGACGCTGCGAATCGagaacatggaggacaaggcCACGCTGGTCCTGCAGATTGTTG ACAAGCCAAGCCCTCCCCAGGACATTCGGGTCGTGGAAGCGTGGGGTTTCAACGTGGCTTTGGAGTGGAAACCACCCCAGGATGATGGCAACACAGAGATCTGGGGTTACACAGTACAGAAAGCTGACAAGAAGACCATG GAATGGTTCACTGTCTTGGAACATTACCGCCGCACTCACTGCGTGGTTTCAGAGCTCATCATTGGCAACGGCTACTACTTCCGGGTCTTCAGCCATAATATGGTGGGACCCAGTGACAAAGCCGCCACCACTAAGGAGCCTGTCTTTATCCCCAAACCAG GCATCACGTATGAGCCACCCAACTATAAGGCCCTGGACTTCTCTGAGGCCCCGAGCTTCACCCGCCCCCTGGTGAACCGCTCAGTCATCGCCGGCTACAACGCTATCCTCTGCTGTGCCGTCCGGGGTAGCCCCAAG CCCAAGATTTCCTGGTTCAAGAATGGCCTGGATCTGGGGGAGGACGCCCGCTTCCGCATGTTCAGCAAGCAGGGAGTGTTGACGCTGGAGATTAGAAAGCCCTGCCCCTTCGACGGGGGCATCTATGTCTGTAGGGCCACCAACTTACAAGGCGAGGCACAGTGTGAGTGCCGCCTAGAAGTACGAG TGCCTCAGTGA